A single genomic interval of Candidatus Sulfotelmatobacter sp. harbors:
- a CDS encoding zinc dependent phospholipase C family protein encodes MTDQFRGVWQLLLGLTLVFSLSGVCGGYSVLTHEEVVDLLWKDDIQPLLLKRFPHASAEDLKKAHAFAYGGSLIQDMGYYPFGNKYFSDLTHYVRSGDFIVNLINESSDVDEYAFALGALSHYSADNLGHPVVNQAVALEFPKLRKKFGPEVTYEDNPKAHIRTEFGFDVTQVAKNRYTSDRYHDFIGFEISKPVLERAFQDTYDIPLTEVLTKEDLAIGTFRRAISSILPEMTRVALLSRKKELVAETPNFNARKFRYYLSRANYQREWGKGYRRPGFGTRVLAFFLNFVPKVGPFKALDFKIPTQKTEDLYIASVNRTLDNYRSLLIEVRARHLQLPNTDFDTGRITHAGEYVLTDKAYARLLDQLVQHNFDQLTPELQQNILTFYSDPNAPIATKRNAVAWQKTQDELHQLRAFPLPQIPSPQVDTLH; translated from the coding sequence TTGACAGATCAATTCCGCGGTGTTTGGCAACTATTGCTGGGCTTGACTCTGGTTTTTTCATTGTCAGGCGTTTGCGGCGGGTACTCCGTGCTAACCCATGAAGAAGTCGTAGATCTGTTATGGAAGGACGACATTCAGCCTCTGCTGCTCAAGCGTTTCCCCCACGCGAGCGCCGAAGACCTAAAGAAGGCGCATGCCTTCGCCTACGGCGGTTCGCTCATTCAGGACATGGGCTACTATCCCTTCGGCAACAAATACTTCAGCGACCTCACTCACTACGTGCGTAGCGGAGACTTCATCGTCAACCTGATCAACGAATCTTCAGATGTCGATGAATACGCTTTTGCCCTGGGCGCGTTGTCGCACTATTCGGCGGACAATTTAGGCCATCCTGTGGTGAATCAGGCGGTGGCGCTGGAATTTCCCAAGCTACGGAAAAAATTTGGGCCCGAAGTGACGTATGAGGATAACCCCAAGGCTCATATCCGCACGGAATTTGGCTTCGATGTGACTCAGGTGGCCAAGAATCGCTACACTTCGGACCGGTACCATGACTTCATCGGATTTGAAATCTCCAAGCCCGTGCTGGAGCGCGCTTTTCAGGATACATACGACATTCCGCTGACGGAGGTGCTGACGAAAGAGGATTTGGCAATTGGCACCTTCCGGCGTGCGATCAGCTCAATACTTCCCGAGATGACAAGGGTGGCGTTGCTGTCGCGAAAAAAAGAACTGGTGGCCGAGACCCCAAATTTCAACGCCCGCAAGTTTCGATATTACCTTTCGCGCGCGAACTATCAGCGCGAGTGGGGCAAAGGATACCGGCGGCCCGGATTCGGCACGCGAGTGCTGGCCTTCTTTCTCAATTTTGTGCCCAAGGTCGGACCGTTTAAAGCACTCGACTTCAAGATTCCAACTCAAAAAACCGAGGATCTTTACATTGCCAGCGTTAATCGCACCCTGGATAACTACCGGAGCCTTCTGATCGAAGTTCGGGCACGACATCTTCAGCTTCCCAACACCGACTTCGACACCGGGCGAATTACACACGCCGGCGAGTATGTACTCACAGACAAGGCCTACGCGCGCCTGTTGGATCAATTGGTGCAGCACAATTTCGATCAGCTCACCCCAGAGTTGCAGCAGAACATTTTGACTTTCTATAGCGACCCGAATGCTCCCATTGCCACCAAACGGAATGCAGTGGCGTGGCAGAAAACGCAGGATGAGCTGCATCAGTTAAGAGCCTTCCCTCTTCCGCAAATACCGTCGCCACAAGTTGATACGCTGCACTAG
- a CDS encoding lmo0937 family membrane protein, with product MSIWAILFVVLLIAWLGGFTVFHVAGGLIHLLLVFAVISLILHFVMGSRTA from the coding sequence ATGAGTATCTGGGCAATATTATTCGTCGTCCTGTTAATTGCATGGCTGGGCGGATTCACGGTTTTCCATGTAGCTGGTGGACTGATTCACCTGCTGTTGGTCTTCGCGGTCATTTCCCTGATTTTGCATTTTGTGATGGGAAGCCGCACCGCATAG
- a CDS encoding YtxH domain-containing protein has protein sequence MSKLLNSLLKTAVFVANQYYEQVDRAADRVTDRVSDIVDRSKEIVRGSENHTLRNVLSFAAGMGVGVGAGILLAPASGSEIRSSIKGKVRNIRSQASQATQAS, from the coding sequence ATGAGCAAGTTACTCAATTCGCTGTTAAAAACCGCGGTCTTCGTCGCGAACCAATATTATGAGCAAGTCGACCGAGCTGCCGACCGTGTTACCGATCGCGTTTCCGATATCGTAGACCGTAGCAAAGAGATCGTGCGCGGGTCTGAGAACCATACGCTGCGCAACGTGTTAAGCTTTGCGGCCGGTATGGGCGTCGGGGTGGGTGCGGGGATACTGCTCGCGCCGGCCAGCGGAAGCGAAATTCGCAGCTCGATCAAAGGAAAGGTTCGCAATATCAGGAGCCAGGCGAGCCAAGCGACTCAAGCGAGCTGA
- a CDS encoding PEGA domain-containing protein yields the protein MPTKIGHFEILSELSKSPTGVVYKVNDTESGQTIALKAIQLSAFGDGAAALEQVLLAEVEACKVLSISNITKVSSASVIDGQFCAAMEYIQGNSIATMLARNEGFSIWDLLDIGRQLTTGLEHAKASNIVHYSLEPAKIMCGWDGTVKILGYGVSQVGNMVQLVPDGVPSILHYMSPEQVLSDVCDSRSNLFSLGAMLYEMVTERKAFDGEDTESLRQCILDTTPTAPIQVNPKVHPVLSNLIIKALAKDPAQRYQSARELLDDLENCKESRPAKKTEAPKAAVAPKAAPVAPRPSPVAQAKSVAPSAAKQATPVPTPAAMARPATPSASKLTVPAIAAETKSKLAKPVSRLAAPKTAAAAAGAGSGQSAASPREVSEYEPAQADLSTSVESNESSENDAPEMLSSTTTPRASMSSSVADEPEIEAFEPQVSEEVSNDSPKIAVDPMMAGGGSKGSAGVSFSEMTELPPLKEVYIPPPPPPPPLPQMQSAAPATTSVYSGNRKAEEKPRVQPREVAEKAIKEIKNVPPKLMLYAIGGAVALILVIGIAVTMYVHGLNSDDDSGSDHSAAVTQAPAQPQAIQSAPPPQPVPAQPVAQPSNPEPPAAAEPEPVETRPAANSKAPRSAKKKSAPAPAAIPGGLAVDSTPQGAQVQVDGQTDPSWVTPFALSNLQPGVHSITISKPGYATDTRTVNVVSANRATATIHLAQLMATLVVKSDPPGANIYVDGRDVGTKTPAQVSVDKGQHVVLVRMPGYIDETMNAQFVLGQTFNFSPTLRSLGNTENIKTVGKFKLFGGKGAPAGQALVSIHTTPKGAQVAINQHMLDKMSPVDVALDPGNYVVDITLSGYAPVHKIVTADKGGKVVVDEAMQPQ from the coding sequence ATGCCTACGAAAATCGGCCACTTCGAAATTTTGAGCGAGCTGTCGAAATCGCCTACGGGCGTGGTGTACAAAGTCAACGATACGGAGAGTGGGCAGACGATCGCGTTGAAGGCGATCCAGTTGAGCGCGTTTGGCGATGGCGCGGCGGCGCTGGAACAGGTGCTGCTGGCCGAAGTGGAAGCCTGCAAGGTTTTGAGCATCTCTAATATCACCAAAGTATCCAGTGCCAGCGTCATCGACGGCCAGTTCTGCGCCGCCATGGAATACATACAAGGCAACAGCATTGCCACGATGCTGGCGCGCAACGAAGGATTTTCGATTTGGGATCTGCTCGATATTGGCCGGCAGTTGACCACCGGACTGGAACACGCCAAGGCGAGCAACATCGTTCATTACAGCCTGGAGCCGGCCAAAATCATGTGTGGCTGGGATGGGACGGTCAAGATTCTGGGGTACGGGGTTTCGCAGGTGGGGAACATGGTTCAGCTTGTTCCCGACGGAGTTCCGTCCATTCTGCATTACATGTCGCCGGAGCAAGTGCTGAGCGATGTGTGCGATTCGCGATCGAACCTGTTCAGTCTGGGCGCGATGCTCTATGAAATGGTGACGGAGCGGAAGGCCTTTGATGGCGAGGACACCGAGAGTTTGCGGCAATGCATCCTCGACACCACACCGACTGCGCCGATTCAGGTGAATCCTAAAGTGCATCCGGTTCTGAGCAATCTCATCATCAAGGCGCTCGCGAAGGATCCCGCGCAGCGTTATCAGAGCGCGCGCGAGTTGCTCGACGATCTGGAAAATTGTAAAGAATCGAGGCCGGCGAAGAAAACGGAAGCGCCCAAGGCGGCGGTTGCGCCGAAGGCTGCGCCGGTGGCGCCCAGGCCGAGTCCGGTGGCGCAGGCGAAATCTGTGGCGCCTTCGGCGGCCAAGCAGGCGACACCGGTGCCGACTCCAGCAGCAATGGCGCGGCCTGCAACTCCATCAGCTTCCAAGCTTACCGTCCCCGCGATCGCAGCTGAGACGAAGTCGAAATTGGCCAAGCCAGTTTCGCGGCTCGCTGCTCCGAAAACCGCTGCGGCGGCGGCCGGGGCGGGGAGTGGCCAGAGCGCGGCATCGCCGCGGGAGGTTTCGGAATACGAGCCAGCGCAGGCGGATCTTTCGACTTCCGTCGAATCGAACGAGTCCAGCGAGAACGACGCGCCGGAAATGCTATCAAGCACAACCACGCCCCGCGCATCCATGTCCTCGTCCGTAGCCGATGAGCCGGAAATCGAGGCTTTCGAACCGCAGGTTTCCGAAGAAGTTTCCAACGACTCTCCCAAGATCGCGGTCGATCCGATGATGGCCGGGGGAGGGTCGAAGGGCAGCGCTGGTGTGAGCTTTTCGGAGATGACGGAGTTGCCTCCCCTGAAGGAAGTATATATTCCGCCACCGCCGCCTCCGCCTCCGCTTCCGCAGATGCAGTCCGCAGCCCCGGCAACAACAAGCGTCTACTCGGGCAACCGGAAGGCCGAGGAGAAGCCCAGGGTTCAGCCGCGGGAAGTCGCCGAAAAAGCGATTAAAGAGATCAAGAATGTTCCGCCCAAGCTCATGCTTTATGCCATTGGCGGAGCGGTCGCGCTGATTCTGGTGATCGGCATTGCCGTGACGATGTATGTGCACGGGCTGAACAGCGACGATGACTCCGGCTCGGACCATTCTGCCGCGGTGACGCAAGCGCCCGCGCAGCCGCAGGCAATCCAGTCGGCCCCCCCGCCGCAACCTGTCCCAGCCCAGCCCGTGGCTCAACCTAGCAATCCCGAACCGCCCGCGGCGGCTGAGCCCGAACCTGTTGAGACCCGGCCCGCTGCGAATTCGAAAGCGCCACGAAGTGCCAAGAAGAAGTCCGCTCCCGCTCCCGCCGCGATTCCAGGAGGCTTAGCAGTTGATTCCACACCGCAGGGCGCTCAAGTGCAGGTGGATGGGCAGACGGACCCGAGCTGGGTCACCCCGTTTGCCTTGAGCAATCTGCAACCAGGGGTGCACTCGATCACGATCAGCAAGCCGGGTTACGCCACCGATACGCGGACGGTGAATGTCGTTTCCGCGAACCGGGCGACGGCCACCATCCATCTGGCGCAATTGATGGCCACACTGGTGGTGAAAAGCGATCCGCCGGGAGCCAACATCTACGTTGACGGCCGCGACGTGGGCACGAAAACACCGGCGCAGGTCAGCGTGGACAAAGGTCAGCATGTGGTGCTGGTGCGGATGCCGGGTTACATTGACGAAACCATGAACGCCCAGTTCGTGCTGGGGCAGACGTTTAACTTCTCTCCCACGTTGCGCTCGCTGGGCAACACGGAGAATATCAAGACAGTCGGCAAGTTCAAGTTATTTGGCGGGAAGGGCGCACCCGCGGGACAGGCATTGGTCAGCATTCACACCACGCCCAAGGGCGCGCAGGTGGCGATCAACCAGCACATGCTCGACAAAATGTCGCCGGTGGACGTGGCGCTCGATCCCGGCAACTACGTGGTCGACATTACTCTGAGCGGGTATGCGCCGGTGCACAAAATCGTTACCGCCGACAAGGGCGGCAAAGTGGTGGTTGACGAAGCGATGCAGCCGCAGTGA
- a CDS encoding multidrug efflux RND transporter permease subunit, translating into MFVDFFIRRPVFATVCALLIVLAGLAVLPTLPIAQFPNLAPPQVGVTSVYIGASAQTVESAVTIPIEQQVNGAEGMKYVTSTSGNDGTSSVIATFDLTRDPDLATVDIQNRVNTAQGRLPAAVKAVGITTAKTSQNFVFGGAVFSDNNRYSTLFISNYLDIYVRDSLKRIPGVADVIIFGERKYSMRLWLDPVRMAGRALTATDVVNALAEQNVEVAAGQVGQQPAIPGQQYQVSVRAVGRLSEPAQFDNIILKTNSDGTLVRLKDVGRAELGAESYANDVLFNGQPAIGIAVTQLSTANALDVDRRAIAELDRLSKNFPPGMHYNVAFDTTDAVGESIRDVTYTVGTAIVLVILVIFIFLGDWRTTMIHFIATPVSLIGTFVFVKLLGFSINTLTLFGITLATGLVVDDAIVVIENIERHIQGGEHDSHKAASAATGEITGAVIATSLVLVAVFVPVAFFPGTTGILFRQFALTIAFSISISAFNALTLAPSLAAIFLSGGHHEKLWIFRQFDKLMGGVTNAYQQALRFLLNYRLVASLLFLAGLGLTYYVFRLVPTGFVPDEDQGYFIVVIQAPSGASLEYTKAIGKQVSDLLADVPESNGTFVVAGFSFAGSAANQGIIFVPLKRYSRRKGEEHSATAILNRIRPRMFGVSGAIVFPTLPPPIQGLGQFGGFQFVVQDQGAHTLDQLAAATQGIMQQAAQQKGLTRLFTQFTANDPQYLVTIDREKAKSLHVPLSQITDALGVYMGSSYVNDFDFANRSYRVYVQADKEFRATAQEMNQFYVRSDSGAMVPLENLISVTQTTTPQVINHYNLFRSAEIDGSPAPGYSSGQAIATMEQLASKMPQGFTYSWTGLSLEELAAGGTSLILFGLGTLVVYLTLAALYESYVLPFIVLLAVPMALLGALGAQALRGLQNDVFCQVGLVMLVGLSSKNAILIVEFAEQLRERGTPLLESAVQAATIRLRPIVMTSLAFILGVVPLVLATGAGENGRHSVGTTVFGGMIMSTILNLFFIPVLYLIIEGWRERGKGPVARVEPEPAS; encoded by the coding sequence ATGTTTGTCGACTTCTTTATTCGACGTCCGGTGTTTGCCACGGTATGCGCGCTGCTGATTGTTCTGGCAGGGCTGGCGGTGCTGCCGACTCTGCCCATTGCGCAATTTCCCAATCTCGCACCGCCGCAGGTGGGCGTCACCAGCGTCTACATTGGAGCCAGCGCGCAGACCGTAGAGAGCGCGGTCACGATTCCCATCGAACAGCAAGTCAACGGCGCCGAGGGGATGAAGTACGTCACCTCGACCAGCGGCAATGACGGCACCAGCAGCGTGATCGCGACCTTCGATCTGACCCGCGATCCCGACCTCGCTACCGTCGATATCCAGAATCGTGTGAACACGGCGCAGGGCCGGCTTCCCGCTGCGGTCAAGGCCGTCGGCATCACGACCGCGAAAACCTCGCAGAACTTTGTCTTTGGCGGCGCGGTTTTCTCCGACAACAACCGATACTCCACGCTCTTCATCAGCAACTATCTCGATATTTATGTGCGGGATTCGCTCAAACGCATTCCCGGTGTCGCCGACGTGATCATCTTCGGCGAACGCAAATACTCCATGCGGTTGTGGCTCGACCCGGTGCGCATGGCAGGCCGCGCGCTCACCGCGACCGACGTAGTGAACGCGCTCGCAGAGCAGAACGTGGAAGTGGCGGCAGGGCAAGTCGGCCAGCAGCCGGCGATCCCGGGCCAGCAGTACCAGGTTAGCGTGCGCGCGGTGGGGCGGTTGAGCGAGCCGGCGCAGTTCGACAACATCATCCTGAAAACAAATTCCGATGGCACGCTGGTTCGCCTAAAAGATGTGGGGCGTGCCGAACTGGGCGCCGAAAGCTACGCCAACGATGTGCTATTCAACGGCCAGCCCGCGATCGGCATTGCCGTCACGCAGCTTTCCACGGCGAATGCGCTCGATGTCGACCGCCGGGCGATTGCCGAACTCGACCGGCTATCGAAGAATTTCCCGCCGGGCATGCACTACAACGTCGCCTTCGATACCACTGACGCGGTTGGCGAATCCATTCGCGACGTCACCTACACAGTGGGCACGGCGATTGTGCTGGTCATCCTGGTGATCTTCATTTTCCTTGGCGACTGGCGAACCACGATGATTCACTTCATCGCCACTCCGGTTTCGCTGATCGGCACGTTCGTGTTCGTGAAGTTGCTCGGTTTCTCGATCAATACGCTTACGTTGTTCGGCATCACGCTGGCGACCGGGCTGGTGGTGGACGATGCCATCGTGGTGATTGAAAACATCGAGCGCCACATTCAAGGGGGCGAGCACGACTCGCACAAAGCGGCGTCGGCGGCGACCGGGGAAATCACAGGGGCTGTGATCGCGACCTCGCTGGTGCTGGTGGCCGTGTTTGTGCCGGTGGCGTTCTTCCCCGGGACGACGGGTATCCTGTTCCGGCAGTTCGCGCTGACGATTGCGTTCTCTATCTCCATTTCGGCGTTCAACGCACTGACGCTGGCGCCCTCTCTGGCGGCAATTTTCTTGAGCGGCGGGCATCACGAGAAGCTGTGGATTTTCCGCCAGTTTGACAAGTTGATGGGCGGGGTGACGAATGCTTACCAGCAAGCGCTGAGATTCCTGCTGAACTACCGGCTGGTGGCCTCGCTGCTCTTCCTTGCCGGACTCGGGCTTACTTACTACGTGTTTAGGCTCGTGCCCACCGGCTTTGTCCCGGATGAAGACCAGGGGTATTTCATCGTCGTGATTCAAGCGCCGTCGGGGGCATCGCTCGAATACACCAAGGCGATCGGGAAGCAGGTCTCAGATTTGCTGGCGGATGTGCCGGAATCGAACGGAACGTTCGTGGTCGCCGGCTTCAGTTTTGCGGGATCGGCGGCGAATCAGGGTATCATTTTCGTTCCGCTGAAACGGTATTCGCGGCGCAAGGGCGAGGAACATTCCGCAACCGCGATCTTGAACCGCATTCGCCCCCGAATGTTTGGCGTTTCTGGAGCAATTGTGTTTCCCACGCTGCCGCCTCCGATTCAGGGACTGGGACAATTCGGCGGCTTTCAGTTTGTGGTGCAGGATCAGGGGGCGCACACACTCGACCAACTAGCCGCCGCGACTCAAGGCATAATGCAGCAAGCGGCGCAACAGAAGGGCTTGACTCGTCTATTCACCCAATTTACCGCAAATGATCCGCAATATCTGGTGACGATTGATCGCGAGAAGGCGAAGAGCCTGCACGTGCCCCTGTCGCAAATCACCGATGCCCTGGGTGTCTACATGGGCTCGTCCTATGTGAACGATTTCGATTTCGCCAACCGCTCGTATCGGGTTTACGTCCAGGCGGATAAAGAATTCCGCGCCACCGCGCAAGAGATGAACCAATTTTACGTTCGCTCCGACAGTGGGGCGATGGTGCCGCTGGAGAACCTGATTAGCGTCACGCAGACAACGACCCCGCAGGTCATCAACCACTACAATCTATTCCGCTCCGCGGAAATCGACGGCTCACCGGCTCCGGGATACAGCTCCGGGCAGGCGATCGCGACGATGGAGCAGCTCGCTTCGAAGATGCCCCAGGGATTCACCTACAGCTGGACGGGGTTGTCGCTGGAAGAATTGGCTGCGGGCGGGACCTCGCTGATATTGTTCGGGCTGGGCACTCTGGTCGTCTATCTGACTCTGGCAGCCCTGTATGAAAGCTACGTGCTGCCCTTTATTGTATTGCTGGCGGTGCCCATGGCGCTGCTGGGAGCCCTGGGGGCGCAAGCGCTGCGCGGGCTACAGAATGATGTCTTCTGTCAGGTCGGATTGGTAATGCTGGTCGGGTTATCGAGCAAGAATGCGATTCTGATCGTGGAATTTGCCGAACAGTTGCGCGAGCGCGGCACGCCTCTATTGGAATCCGCGGTGCAGGCGGCCACGATTCGGCTGCGTCCAATCGTAATGACGTCGCTGGCGTTCATTCTCGGCGTGGTACCGCTGGTGCTGGCTACGGGCGCAGGAGAAAACGGTCGGCATTCCGTGGGCACGACCGTGTTTGGGGGAATGATCATGTCGACCATCCTGAATTTATTCTTCATCCCCGTGCTGTATCTGATTATTGAGGGCTGGCGGGAGCGCGGTAAGGGTCCGGTCGCCCGGGTTGAGCCTGAACCTGCATCGTAA
- a CDS encoding efflux RND transporter periplasmic adaptor subunit gives MANQFRKFTANALLVAALAASSITIGCSGKAAQNPQAGGGGGMPVKVLEAKAVPVSDATEYVATLKSRDSAVIMPQVEGQITQIFVHSGDRVEAGAALMEIDPLKQQATVKGLESSRAAQEANLSWAKQQFQRTQGLAAAGVVSKQDLDQAKATLDSAQAQMDALDSQVREQEVQLHYYKVVAPRSGIIGDIPVRVGDRVTVSTQLTTVDQPGSLEAYVYVPIEHSSQLRMNLPVQVVDGEGKVLADSRISFISPQVDNTTQTVLVKARITNGNDALRQSQFIRARVIWGTHKNPEVPILAVSRLAGQYFAFVAEAQNGGAFVARQKPLKIGQTVGNDYEVQDGIKPGDKVIVSGTQFLLDGAPVIPMS, from the coding sequence ATGGCAAATCAGTTTCGCAAATTCACGGCAAACGCCTTGCTGGTCGCCGCTTTAGCGGCCAGCTCGATCACCATTGGTTGTTCCGGCAAAGCAGCGCAGAATCCTCAGGCTGGAGGCGGGGGCGGGATGCCGGTGAAGGTGCTGGAAGCGAAAGCGGTGCCGGTCAGCGACGCGACCGAGTACGTCGCCACCCTGAAATCGCGGGATTCAGCCGTGATCATGCCCCAGGTCGAGGGGCAGATCACGCAGATTTTCGTCCACTCCGGCGACCGGGTTGAGGCGGGAGCGGCTCTGATGGAAATCGATCCGCTGAAACAGCAGGCCACGGTCAAGGGCCTGGAGAGTTCGCGGGCGGCGCAAGAGGCAAACCTGAGTTGGGCCAAGCAGCAGTTTCAGCGGACGCAGGGTCTAGCCGCGGCCGGCGTCGTTAGCAAGCAGGACCTGGACCAGGCCAAGGCCACGCTGGATTCGGCCCAGGCCCAAATGGACGCGCTGGACTCGCAAGTGCGCGAGCAGGAAGTGCAGCTTCACTATTACAAGGTGGTCGCGCCGCGCAGCGGAATCATCGGCGATATTCCGGTGCGCGTGGGGGACCGCGTAACCGTATCGACGCAGTTGACGACGGTCGACCAACCAGGAAGCCTGGAAGCCTATGTGTACGTGCCAATCGAACATTCCTCGCAGCTCAGGATGAATCTGCCAGTGCAGGTGGTTGACGGCGAGGGCAAAGTGCTGGCCGATTCGCGAATTAGCTTCATTTCTCCACAGGTGGATAATACGACGCAGACCGTGCTGGTGAAGGCCCGCATCACGAATGGGAACGACGCCCTGCGGCAATCCCAGTTCATTCGCGCCCGTGTGATCTGGGGGACGCACAAAAATCCCGAAGTTCCGATTCTCGCCGTGTCGCGGCTGGCGGGCCAGTATTTTGCATTCGTAGCCGAAGCGCAAAATGGCGGAGCCTTCGTGGCCCGGCAAAAGCCGCTGAAAATCGGCCAAACCGTCGGCAACGACTACGAAGTGCAGGATGGCATCAAGCCCGGCGACAAGGTGATCGTTTCCGGGACGCAGTTTCTGCTGGATGGGGCGCCGGTAATACCCATGAGTTGA
- a CDS encoding glycosyl hydrolase, with product MKTAALKIAALWAVLALACGCGGGGMSSGGGGSTTPQESVVISKTTTAPFNMAMSTAFQPAEWDYQFFGNNPDATMTLGKLGPHHIRLQGVSQGVPQGAADNFSTAWNFSVLDAIAQPVLGVGDHSPEFQIAKAPPFMYTGNDSNGANAFTDLTFAQFAGYAANLVQYYNIPGGFTANGNTYSSPGGQPITYWGIYNEPSINNNLDASEYVTMYNALVPAMQSVDPALKFVGLEMCCGSEDWALTFAQNVTAQVDVVASHYYSSCDQTDPDAMVMATIPGFVRSVQTIHSNLSPKFANVPIWVTENNVNADYSDNGMSACNPGQTFVTDLRGSSPFFAAWRPYVFSQFGKRGIVPMLYHWDYDADQQFGEVDYNTGTLQLGYWVDYWLGQEFPATAGSQLLSYTATDDAELETLPVINSDGSVVIMLANHAVNSPTDNNGPGVSLSVLVDISALGSFSSGTLVTIDSTTGASSGPVPAAVAPAAQMTLTLNGYSVAFLALNP from the coding sequence ATGAAAACCGCTGCATTGAAGATTGCTGCACTGTGGGCGGTGCTGGCATTGGCTTGCGGATGCGGTGGGGGCGGGATGAGTTCGGGCGGCGGGGGATCGACGACGCCGCAGGAGTCAGTCGTAATTTCCAAGACCACGACTGCGCCCTTTAACATGGCGATGTCGACTGCATTTCAGCCGGCGGAGTGGGACTACCAATTCTTCGGCAACAATCCCGACGCAACCATGACGCTGGGAAAACTGGGACCGCACCACATTCGGCTCCAGGGCGTTTCGCAGGGGGTGCCGCAGGGCGCGGCCGACAACTTTTCGACGGCGTGGAATTTCTCGGTGCTCGACGCAATCGCGCAGCCGGTGCTCGGAGTCGGCGATCACAGTCCCGAGTTTCAGATCGCGAAGGCGCCGCCGTTCATGTACACGGGAAACGACAGCAACGGCGCGAACGCTTTTACGGACCTGACCTTCGCGCAGTTCGCTGGCTACGCGGCCAATCTGGTCCAGTATTACAACATTCCCGGCGGATTCACGGCCAACGGGAACACCTATTCCTCTCCCGGCGGGCAGCCCATCACCTACTGGGGCATCTATAACGAGCCCAGCATCAATAACAATCTCGACGCGAGCGAGTACGTCACGATGTACAACGCACTGGTTCCGGCGATGCAGTCGGTCGATCCGGCGCTGAAGTTCGTGGGACTGGAAATGTGCTGTGGCTCCGAGGACTGGGCGCTGACCTTCGCGCAGAACGTAACTGCGCAGGTCGATGTGGTGGCCTCGCATTACTATTCGTCGTGCGATCAAACAGACCCCGATGCGATGGTGATGGCTACGATTCCGGGATTTGTCCGCAGTGTGCAGACGATCCATTCTAATCTCTCGCCGAAATTCGCGAACGTTCCCATCTGGGTGACGGAAAATAACGTCAATGCCGATTACAGCGACAACGGCATGAGCGCTTGCAATCCGGGACAGACGTTTGTGACCGACCTACGCGGATCGAGTCCGTTTTTCGCGGCGTGGCGGCCGTATGTATTCTCGCAGTTCGGCAAGAGGGGCATCGTGCCGATGCTCTACCATTGGGATTACGACGCCGACCAACAGTTCGGAGAGGTTGATTATAATACCGGAACGCTGCAACTTGGCTACTGGGTCGATTATTGGCTGGGGCAGGAGTTTCCTGCGACTGCGGGTTCGCAATTGCTTTCGTACACCGCGACCGACGACGCAGAACTGGAAACCTTGCCGGTCATCAATAGCGACGGAAGCGTAGTGATTATGCTGGCGAATCATGCGGTGAACTCGCCAACCGACAATAATGGGCCGGGCGTGTCGCTGAGCGTACTGGTGGACATTTCCGCGCTGGGATCGTTCTCCAGCGGCACGCTGGTGACGATTGACAGTACAACCGGCGCCAGCAGCGGACCAGTGCCGGCGGCGGTGGCGCCCGCGGCTCAGATGACGCTCACCCTCAACGGCTATAGCGTGGCGTTTCTGGCGCTGAATCCATGA